One Bombus pyrosoma isolate SC7728 linkage group LG9, ASM1482585v1, whole genome shotgun sequence genomic window carries:
- the LOC122570591 gene encoding flocculation protein FLO11-like has product MKTFVVSLLVASLIAISASESVKKVQKRGLIGGNHGFGVSGEVASADSGYLPPVSSITSVKKPYVVSSGPASSYGVPASVSSYSVPAPVYDVPVSAPVTSYSSSVSSVVPSYTASVSAPVSAPAHAHVSAPVQAPVSVPFHAPVSVPVASYGAPVAAPLPSYSASVSVPSSSYGVPSLSPAPVHSSPALAASIPLSVGSVSVPSTSYGVPSAVVHSVPSVGVSYSSANYPSKNYGVPSSYVSGGGLSLNSFNVPSRVYGVPSSGSYSSGYSSGSVSISSSGSLASSSTHAASNDGYSYPVPSKQLFV; this is encoded by the exons ATGAAGACCTTCGTA GTTTCTTTACTCGTCGCTTCACTCATCGCTATTAGCGCAAGTGAATCCGTAAAGAAAGTGCAGAAACGTGGTCTTATCGGTGGCAACCATGGCTTTGGCGTATCGGGTGAAGTAGCTTCAGCTGACTCCGGATACCTCCCACCTGTATCTTCCATAACATCTGTCAAGAAACCCTACGTAGTGTCCTCCGGTCCAGCCTCGTCCTATGGTGTCCCAGCGTCGGTGTCATCTTACTCTGTTCCAGCGCCAGTTTATGATGTTCCAGTCTCTGCACCAGTTACATCCTATAGCAGCTCTGTTTCGTCAGTAGTTCCATCCTATACCGCTTCTGTCTCCGCTCCTGTTTCTGCTCCAGCACACGCTCATGTCTCTGCTCCAGTCCAGGCCCCTGTTTCTGTTCCATTCCACGCTCCCGTCTCTGTTCCAGTCGCATCTTATGGTGCCCCTGTTGCTGCACCTCTTCCATCTTACAGCGCCTCTGTCTCAGTACCAAGTTCAAGTTATGGAGTCCCTAGTCTGTCACCAGCACCAGTTCACAGCAGCCCTGCTCTAGCTGCTTCGATACCTTTGTCCGTGGGATCCGTCAGTGTACCTAGCACTTCTTATGGAGTACCAAGCGCCGTTGTTCATTCCGTGCCCTCTGTGGGAGTCTCATACAGCTCAGCCAATTATCCAAGTAAAAATTATGGAGTCCCGTCAAGCTACGTTTCTGGAGGTGGACTTTCATTGAATTCTTTCAACGTGCCCAGCAGAGTTTATGGAGTACCTAGCTCAGGTAGCTATAGCAGTGGATACTCTAGTGGATCAGTATCAATTTCATCGTCGGGCAGCTTGGCATCGAGCTCTACTCACGCAGCTTCCAATGATGGATATTCGTACCCTGTACCGtcgaaacaattatttgtctaa